A stretch of the Arachis stenosperma cultivar V10309 chromosome 6, arast.V10309.gnm1.PFL2, whole genome shotgun sequence genome encodes the following:
- the LOC130936448 gene encoding inactive protein RESTRICTED TEV MOVEMENT 2-like, with product MEQQPMSTAIYEDLKPKQELKEEREAFILLVHIPTGFERQHYGAKVEFDYSRVRVFGEQPLENNKIKRFNIVHQVPPTCDINRITGKILDGSIVSIKMPKKVPSDPVPQTTEIEEEPKTSPEAKPGEDDTEQQATTEKEEPKASTETEAEAGKDNDEPDGPPPQQENVAAEAEIEEDKRGISDHDHEEPKSSTEQNKFDDSVDDDKKPADAVAAGGDGNLEKEGKEESEEDVKKSAEEEKERSEEKVCCINNERIKSESAAVVGGLKGMVTGFVKRLEEEDKRRRVIYMSAAVVVVALGVYASFKFRSSSLLRK from the exons ATGGAGCAGCAACCGATGTCTACCGCAATCTACGAAGATTTGAAGCCAAAACAAGAACTTAAAGAGGAGCGAGAAGCATTCATTCTTCTTGTTCATATTCCTACGG GATTTGAACGACAGCATTATGGTGCAAAAGTGGAATTCGATTATTCAAGAGTAAGGGTTTTCGGTGAACAACCACTTGAAAACAATAAAATCAAGCGTTTCAATATAGTGCATCAAGTTCCACCAACTTGTGATATTAACAGGATCACAGGGAAGATTTTGGATGGCTCAATTGTTAGCATAAAAATGCCGAAGAAGGTTCCTTCGGATCCTGTTCCACAAACAACTGAAATCGAAGAAGAACCCAAGACATCGCCGGAAGCAAAACCAGGTGAAGATGATACGGAACAACAAGCCACAACTGAAAAGGAGGAACCGAAAGCATCAACTGAAACAGAAGCAGAAGCAGGCAAAGATAATGACGAACCGGACGGACCTCCCCCGCAGCAAGAAAACGTTGCTGCGGAGGCAGAAATTGAAGAGGATAAAAGAGGAATTTCAGATCATGATCACGAAGAACCTAAGTCATCAACGGAACAAAACAAATTTGATGATAGTGTTGATGATGATAAGAAACCGGCGGACGCGGTTGCTGCGGGTGGAGATGGAAATCttgaaaaagaaggaaaggaagaaaGCGAAGAAGACGTTAAGAAGAGTgcggaagaagaaaaggaaagaagcgAAGAGAAAGTGTGTTGTATTAATAATGAGAGGATTAAATCTGAGTCAGCAGCAGTAGTGGGAGGGTTGAAGGGGATGGTAACAGGATTTGTGAAGCGGTTGGAGGAAGAAGATAAGCGAAGAAGGGTGATATATATGAGTGCGGCAGTTGTGGTGGTGGCACTTGGTGTTTATGCATCCTTCAAGTTTCGCAGCTCCTCACTTCTTAGAAAGTAG